From a region of the Egicoccus sp. AB-alg2 genome:
- a CDS encoding 3'-5' exonuclease, with translation MTQSRAIYAFRGADVHAYLQAVRIAERRRTLGTSWRADAGLLKAFRALFDGVAFGHPEIAHRPVDAAPGHDAPRFRVADHPEPLRLRVVPRYDAFRIWENKPNADQVRDLIARDLAADVVRLLSTGTELVDRDRDGREVGRRAVVPGDVAVLVRSHVQASLVQDTLQTIGVPAVVGGAGSVFATPAATAWRRLLDALERPAAASRVRALALTLWVGWTADGLAGASGNDWDRLHDEVNRWAHTLSVYGVATTFRSILLQRDVRRRLLAVEGGERLLADLEHIAELAHAAATGEHLGTAGLVTWFRDRCAEAGREGDDDRLRRLETDRDAVQIMTIHGSKGLEFPVVFCPFLWSSSASASATPVFHDADGTRLLDVGGSGDDTFGAHVATAEEEARGEELRLLYVAMTRAKHQVVAWYAPAGVPEWSGLGRVLLCRDGDGVPDCDQPAPLPGDAEILAALDAVAAGSDGTIAVETVPPAPASDRWEQEPVAEVALDRARFTRTLDQTWRRTSYSALTALDVDDPRVGSEPDERVKDDEPAPDLEGEEDHVPTGEPVWADAHGLREVTLPLAELPGGRHVGTFVHGVLEHTDFAAADLDAALSEAVAGQLRRRRLDLDTGLLVAGLRAVLETPLGDSAGGLALRDVGLRDRQDEMAFELPLDRAGGDPATVGDLVGLLREHLPADDPLAGYPDAVPTSLLDRPLRGFLGGFIDLVVRRRGAAGDVFHVIDYKTNRLGVWGEPLTAFDYRQEALADAMTRTHYPVQALLYAVAAHRMLRWRLGEDYDPATNLGSVLYLFLRGMAGPETPAPDGRPCGVFAWSPPTSLITTTSDLLHGVPV, from the coding sequence GTGACCCAAAGCAGGGCGATCTACGCCTTCCGGGGCGCCGACGTCCACGCCTACCTGCAGGCCGTCCGAATCGCCGAGCGGCGCCGCACGCTGGGCACGAGCTGGCGCGCCGACGCGGGGCTGCTGAAGGCGTTCAGGGCGCTGTTCGACGGGGTCGCGTTCGGGCACCCCGAGATCGCCCACCGCCCCGTCGACGCCGCCCCGGGTCACGACGCGCCTCGCTTCCGGGTCGCCGACCACCCAGAGCCGCTGCGGCTGCGGGTGGTGCCGCGGTATGACGCCTTCCGCATATGGGAGAACAAGCCCAACGCTGACCAGGTGCGCGACCTCATCGCCCGGGACCTGGCCGCCGACGTCGTGCGGCTGCTCTCGACCGGCACCGAGCTGGTCGACCGCGACCGGGACGGTCGCGAAGTCGGCCGGCGGGCGGTGGTACCCGGCGACGTCGCGGTGCTGGTGCGCTCGCACGTGCAGGCCAGCCTGGTGCAGGACACACTGCAGACGATTGGCGTCCCCGCCGTGGTAGGCGGGGCGGGCAGCGTGTTCGCGACCCCGGCCGCCACCGCCTGGCGCCGACTGCTGGACGCGCTGGAACGCCCCGCCGCGGCGTCGCGGGTGCGCGCGCTTGCGCTGACCTTGTGGGTCGGATGGACCGCCGACGGGCTCGCGGGGGCATCCGGAAACGACTGGGACCGCCTCCACGACGAGGTCAACCGGTGGGCACACACACTGAGCGTCTACGGCGTGGCGACAACCTTCCGGTCGATCCTGCTGCAGCGTGACGTGCGCCGACGGCTGCTGGCCGTCGAGGGCGGCGAGCGGCTGCTGGCCGACCTCGAACACATCGCCGAGCTCGCCCACGCCGCCGCTACCGGCGAACACCTCGGCACCGCGGGCCTGGTCACGTGGTTCCGCGACCGGTGCGCCGAGGCGGGGCGCGAGGGCGACGACGACCGGCTCCGACGGCTCGAGACCGACCGCGACGCCGTGCAGATCATGACGATCCACGGCTCCAAGGGCCTCGAGTTCCCCGTCGTGTTCTGCCCGTTCCTGTGGTCCTCGAGTGCGTCGGCTTCCGCCACGCCGGTTTTCCACGACGCCGACGGGACGCGCCTTCTGGATGTCGGCGGCTCCGGTGACGACACGTTCGGCGCCCACGTCGCCACCGCCGAGGAGGAGGCTCGGGGCGAGGAGCTTCGCCTGCTGTACGTGGCGATGACCCGGGCCAAGCACCAGGTGGTGGCGTGGTACGCGCCGGCCGGTGTGCCGGAGTGGTCGGGGCTGGGGCGGGTGCTCCTTTGCCGGGACGGGGACGGCGTGCCCGACTGCGATCAGCCCGCCCCCCTGCCGGGCGATGCCGAGATCCTTGCTGCGCTTGACGCGGTGGCCGCCGGCAGCGACGGGACGATCGCGGTCGAGACCGTGCCGCCGGCACCGGCGAGTGACCGGTGGGAGCAAGAGCCAGTCGCCGAGGTGGCGCTCGACCGCGCACGCTTCACCCGCACCCTCGACCAGACGTGGCGGCGCACCTCCTACAGCGCCCTGACTGCGCTGGACGTTGACGACCCGCGCGTGGGGTCCGAGCCGGACGAACGGGTCAAGGACGACGAACCCGCCCCGGACCTCGAGGGCGAGGAGGATCACGTGCCGACGGGCGAGCCGGTCTGGGCCGACGCACACGGCCTACGCGAGGTGACACTGCCTCTAGCCGAGCTGCCCGGCGGCCGGCACGTTGGCACCTTCGTGCACGGGGTGCTCGAGCACACTGACTTCGCCGCAGCCGATCTCGACGCGGCCCTCAGCGAGGCGGTCGCGGGTCAGTTGCGGCGGCGCCGACTCGACCTCGACACCGGCCTGCTCGTCGCAGGACTGCGGGCGGTGCTCGAGACCCCGCTAGGGGACTCCGCCGGCGGTCTGGCGCTTCGGGACGTGGGGCTGCGGGATCGCCAGGACGAGATGGCGTTCGAGCTGCCGCTGGACCGCGCGGGTGGCGACCCGGCGACGGTCGGCGACTTGGTGGGGCTGCTGCGCGAGCACCTACCCGCCGACGACCCGCTGGCCGGCTACCCGGACGCGGTGCCGACCTCACTGCTGGACCGACCGCTGCGTGGCTTCCTCGGCGGTTTCATCGACCTCGTGGTGCGCCGCCGGGGCGCCGCCGGTGACGTGTTCCACGTGATCGACTACAAGACCAACCGGCTCGGCGTGTGGGGCGAGCCGCTGACCGCCTTCGACTACCGCCAGGAGGCACTGGCCGATGCGATGACCCGCACCCACTACCCGGTTCAGGCGCTGCTGTACGCGGTGGCGGCGCACCGGATGTTGCGGTGGCGGCTGGGCGAGGACTACGACCCGGCAACCAACCTCGGAAGCGTCCTGTATCTGTTCCTGCGCGGCATGGCCGGGCCAGAAACACCGGCGCCTGACGGCCGGCCGTGCGGGGTGTTCGCGTGGTCGCCGCCCACCTCGCTGATCACCACGACCAGCGACCTGCTCCACGGCGTGCCGGTATGA